The following coding sequences are from one Paenibacillus sp. JDR-2 window:
- the recN gene encoding DNA repair protein RecN, with amino-acid sequence MLRELSIRNLAVIEEVNVSFHHGFHVLTGETGAGKSILIDALSLIVGGRGSADMVRYGCDKAEMEAMFDLPSQHPVWAVMERLGVQAPREEMLVIRRELTAHGKSSSRVNGQLVTMTMLREIGECLVNIHGQHEHQSLLRTEQHLEWLDLFAGDLLIERKTAYKAVYQQLQQARSSVRELEETTRHNVQMLDLYRYQIEEITNANLKDGEDEHLLEERRKLQYAGKRMDSVSEAYALLYNGKGLDAISKAISKLTDIQSYDPAVLTPMLEQLQSAYYQAEDAVFQLRDYRDSIDSDPGQLSVIEDRLDLINGLKRKYGETIPDILQYLDRITEERDKIENRDEYLDKLRKDELRLYLQAHELAQELSELRSHASERLAAAIELELKQLQMGNTIFRVQLDHPTASETSEMAALNANGIDEAIFMLSTNPGEPLKPLNKIASGGEMSRIMLALKAIFAEIDQVPVLVFDEVDTGVSGRAAQAIAEKMSQLSSKCQIFSITHLPQVACMADHHYEIKKHIIEQRTSTNVTKLVEHSRIEELARMLGGVEVTEKTRHHAQEMLVLADRQKGA; translated from the coding sequence ATGCTGCGCGAGCTATCCATTCGGAATTTAGCCGTTATTGAGGAAGTAAACGTTTCGTTTCATCATGGATTTCATGTATTAACAGGTGAGACAGGTGCAGGGAAATCAATTCTAATTGACGCACTTAGCTTAATTGTTGGTGGACGGGGCTCCGCAGATATGGTCAGGTATGGCTGTGATAAAGCCGAGATGGAGGCAATGTTCGATTTGCCGTCTCAACATCCGGTATGGGCGGTAATGGAGCGGCTTGGGGTACAGGCTCCAAGAGAAGAGATGCTTGTTATTAGACGAGAGCTGACTGCTCATGGCAAGAGCAGCAGCCGTGTTAACGGCCAGCTTGTCACGATGACGATGCTGAGGGAGATCGGTGAATGCCTCGTTAATATCCATGGCCAGCATGAGCATCAATCGCTCTTGCGCACCGAACAGCATCTGGAATGGCTGGACTTGTTCGCGGGCGATCTGCTGATTGAGCGGAAGACCGCCTACAAAGCTGTGTACCAGCAGCTTCAGCAAGCCCGTTCATCCGTTCGCGAGCTTGAAGAGACAACCCGCCATAATGTTCAGATGCTGGATTTGTACCGCTACCAGATCGAAGAGATCACAAATGCCAACCTGAAGGACGGCGAGGATGAGCATTTATTGGAGGAACGCCGCAAGCTGCAGTATGCAGGCAAACGGATGGACTCTGTATCCGAAGCATACGCCTTGCTGTATAACGGTAAAGGGCTCGATGCTATCAGCAAGGCGATCAGCAAGCTGACCGATATCCAGTCTTATGATCCTGCAGTGCTGACACCTATGCTTGAACAACTTCAGTCTGCTTATTATCAAGCCGAGGATGCGGTATTTCAGCTTCGCGATTACCGTGACAGCATTGATTCTGATCCTGGGCAGCTGTCCGTTATTGAAGACAGGCTGGATTTGATCAATGGACTGAAGCGCAAATACGGAGAGACGATTCCGGATATTCTTCAATATTTGGATCGCATTACGGAAGAGCGTGACAAAATTGAAAACCGCGATGAGTATTTGGATAAGCTGCGCAAGGATGAACTGCGGCTGTATTTGCAGGCACATGAATTAGCGCAGGAGCTGTCCGAGCTTCGTTCCCATGCATCCGAACGTCTCGCGGCCGCAATCGAGCTTGAGCTTAAGCAGCTTCAAATGGGCAATACGATTTTCCGGGTACAGTTGGATCATCCGACAGCGAGTGAAACGTCTGAGATGGCGGCTCTAAACGCTAACGGTATAGATGAAGCGATCTTTATGCTGTCGACGAATCCGGGCGAGCCGCTCAAACCGCTTAATAAAATTGCTTCCGGCGGTGAAATGTCCCGAATTATGCTTGCGCTTAAAGCAATCTTTGCCGAGATTGATCAGGTGCCTGTTCTGGTCTTTGATGAAGTGGATACTGGCGTCAGCGGCAGAGCAGCACAGGCCATTGCCGAGAAAATGTCGCAGTTGTCGTCCAAATGCCAGATCTTCTCGATTACGCATCTGCCTCAAGTTGCTTGTATGGCTGATCACCATTACGAAATTAAGAAGCATATTATTGAACAACGTACTTCCACAAATGTCACGAAGCTGGTGGAGCACTCGCGTATTGAAGAACTTGCCCGCATGTTGGGCGGCGTTGAAGTAACGGAAAAAACCCGCCATCATGCTCAAGAAATGCTTGTTTTGGCGGATCGGCAGAAGGGAGCCTAA